GTGGCAATACCATACCTACATAACGCGAATCATCGGACTCACGGAATGCCTTCCACTTAGTGTATTCAACGGTATCAAAAATCTTAGCCAGATCGCGTGGCTTACCGATATCGGTAAAGCTTTCTAGGCCAAATAAACCTGCACCGGCGGAAGTAATCAGTGGCGCGTGCGAGGCAGCGGCCACATGAGATAGCTCTTCCAGCAGGTAGAAGTCTTCTGGATGGCGGCCAAATTCAAAGTCACCCACCAAGCCCGCATAAGGCGCGCCACCAAAGGTGCCGTATTCTTCTTCGTAAATTTTCTTAAACAAAGCGCTTTGGTCAAACTCTGCCGACGCTTTAAAGTCTTTTAGCAGGTCTTTCTTAGACGCATTCAGCACTTTGATTTTGAGCATGGTGCTGGTTTCTGATTCTGCGGTCAGATACTTCAGGCCGCGCCATGAGGATTCCAGCTTCTGGAAATCAGCGTGGTGCATGATTTCGTTCAGCTGCTCTGAAATCAGTGCATCAATCTCAGCAATACGCACGTCCATGCTGGCGCTTAAATCGCGTGAGATAGTGACGGTACCTGCCAACACTTGATCAACTAGCTCACTGATTAGATCGCGAGTGCGGTCTTTTTCTTGCTCATTGCTTGCAATACGGCTGTTATCGATAATCGAGTCAAGTAGGCTACTGGCCTCGCTATGCTCGGCAACGCCAGCTTCCTGCTTCTGTAGATCTGACATAGCAATTACTCCTCTGCAGAGGCTGGTCTAGCCTGGCTAATTTGATTTAATTTTTCGGTATCACGAACCACTTCATCCAGCAGTTCTTCCAGCTTGTCATTACCCACTACCTTATTACGCAGATCAGAGAGTCTTCTGCGTGCATCTAGCAGTTTTTTTAATGGCTCGACCTGATTGACCACATTCTGTGGCTCGAAATCAGCCAATGACTCAAATTGCAAAGACACCGACATTTGCGAATCGTCATCTTGTAATTTGTTATTTACTTTCATCGCAAGGCTAGGTGCCATGCCTTTGAGTACATCGTCAAAATTATCGCGGTCAATTTGAATAAACTTGCGTTCTTTCAATTTGGCCTGCGGCGTATTGCCGGTGTAATCGCCCACTACGCCCAATACAAATGGCAGCTCTTTGTTTTCAATTGCGTCGCCAATTTCAACGTCATAAGTAATCTGAACGCGAGGAGGACGAACGCGCGATAGTTTTTTCTGAGTACTTTCCTTGCCCATGGCCATTCCTAAATAAATGAATTACACAACTTAAACACGGAATTAACTTATTCCGTAAGTAATTTTGACGACAATTTCACGCAATTTTAATAAAGACAATGTAGGATCACTTAATTGTCGGCCTAAAATATACGATGCCTCCGCATAAGATTGATGACTGCGCCACGGAGATTGCAAGTCACAAACATTAACCAGCTGATTTGGGTCAATCGTCTGCCCCCACAGCATAGTCAATTGTTTATCCGTAAACGGATTAAGTGACAACGCGAGGTAACGCACACCAGACTGATTCACAAAAGCAAAGTGGATCTGATTCACCCCCTGCGCATGTATGGCAGCGCGACATAAAGACAACCAAACAGCCGCCCCAAGAATTTCTTCACCTGTACCAGTAGGCAAAGGCAATAAAAACACTTGAGAAGCCATGCTGCCGCCGTAACGACGCGCCAGTTGCAGATAAAACGCAAAAGCCAGCAGGGTTGATTCAAGATCTCCCTTTGCGCAGCGCTGCAAGGCTTGCTCCAGCACTGCAGCAGGCGTGTTGGCCATATGCCTTTCTAGCAACTGCGCAGCAAGGCCAAGATCTGCAACGGCCCGGCTACTAAACGACATCTGTTCTTCCATAAACTGCCGGCAGGCAATCATTTCTACCGAGTTATCTGCCGCGCTTTTAAGCTGATCTTTTAAACCAGAAAAAAACAACTCATTCGCTAGCAAAAACTCGGCTTCATTGCCCGTCAGCACATCACTTGCAATACACACCCCTGCCACCAGCGGGTAATAACGCACCGCCTCATCATGACTAGGTAAAGCCACTCCCAAAAACGCACCGCGTAAATCACGGCTGTGAAACATAAACTCGCTGGCGGAGGCTTGCATATAAGCATCCTGCCAGTCGGGCTGAAATGCCAGTATTTTCAGACTATCTGCAAATTTTTGATCGATATCTAAGGCGACGGGATGCGTAGCATTGATACGAATAAAATCTGCACGCCGTGGCAATTTGCCAAAAATAGCGAATTGGAGTGGCAAATCCTGAGCGCGTTTAAAATTATTTAGCATGGCCTACCTTACATTGTCACACGGTCCGGCAACGAAAGCTTACGCAAACCCGACAATTGCAATGGGTTAACACCGCTGACGGCACGGAAATTAAAACGAACATATTCTGCATCTCCAGCATCACCCTTGCGGATTTTCCAGCTCAGCGTTGCAGAGTCGCCGTCATGTTGTTCAAGCTGCGCCTGAGCCAATAAACGCATCCAGCCCATACGGCCCTGCTGGTTACTGATCACAGCACTCGCCCCATTAAACGCAACTACTTGAATGCGTGCGCCCTGAGTATTGCCATTGCCTGGCCAGTTAAATGACTGCCAAGGTTGTGGGCCGTTGCGATAACGCATTTCCTGCCCATCCACCTCAAGCACAATTTCAGAAAGACCTGGCGTAGGAATTGGCTGCAATTCAAACTTAGCATTAGATGAATCCGCCAGTTGGCTGGTAGCCAAGCTACTTAAACGCCCCATACCTGCTAGAAAGGCCGGATTAAAACGGATACCTAAATTAGCCCAAGTGCGTGGCGTTAAACTATCGCCCTTTTGTGTCACCAAGCCATTTAGATACTTTTCAGTAAACTTATCTAAAGTCCCTTCCTTGGGTTTAACAAATTTAGCGATATCGGCCATAGGCGCTTCATTGGCGGAATCACTAAATGGGTATTTAGCCGATAAACTTTTCCATTGCCCATACACTTCTTTTTGCCACGCCTGATTTAAATCATTTTCCACCGGCCCTAATAGCACTGCGTAAGTCTGAATCAATGGGCGAACCAGCATCGGGCGGATCATTTCACGGGCTTCGGGTGTGAGTGCACTCAAGAGCGAGTTATCAACCTGCTGCAAGGTATCTGCTAGCTCTGAACCACTGCCGTTTAATGTGGCTTGCACCAGCGGACGGGCTTGAGCACCTGGCTCATCGCTACTAGCAATTTGATTCATCTTGCCTTTGAGCTTACCCAGCTGCTCGAGGTAAGCGTTAATCGGAGCAAACCCCGCCGAATCAGTCTGCACAAGACGAGTAACACCAGCAAATTGCTTACCTACCTCTCCTAGCTCCGCAGCATTTGCGTTAGCAGGCTGATTACTTCCTTTTAACAACGCAGTAGTTTTTTCCAACACCGATTGCTTGGCATTTTCTAGCTTACGAGATAACTCAGATGGGTTATCCCATGCCGTTTCAAATGCAGCACGGGCCAAAATCAGCTTCACTGGCGAGTTCTGCATATCAGCCAGCTGCGCGACTGCATTCCCCGCAAAAGCGATATTATTGAAATCACGGATCACCACGCCTTGCAGGAATTTACTCCATTCAGCTGCGTACTCAACTCGATACAGTGCTTCAAGGTCGTTGCGATTTTTTTCAATGTTGCCATCTG
This genomic interval from Iodobacter fluviatilis contains the following:
- the tssB gene encoding type VI secretion system contractile sheath small subunit, with the protein product MGKESTQKKLSRVRPPRVQITYDVEIGDAIENKELPFVLGVVGDYTGNTPQAKLKERKFIQIDRDNFDDVLKGMAPSLAMKVNNKLQDDDSQMSVSLQFESLADFEPQNVVNQVEPLKKLLDARRRLSDLRNKVVGNDKLEELLDEVVRDTEKLNQISQARPASAEE
- the tagF gene encoding type VI secretion system-associated protein TagF, giving the protein MLNNFKRAQDLPLQFAIFGKLPRRADFIRINATHPVALDIDQKFADSLKILAFQPDWQDAYMQASASEFMFHSRDLRGAFLGVALPSHDEAVRYYPLVAGVCIASDVLTGNEAEFLLANELFFSGLKDQLKSAADNSVEMIACRQFMEEQMSFSSRAVADLGLAAQLLERHMANTPAAVLEQALQRCAKGDLESTLLAFAFYLQLARRYGGSMASQVFLLPLPTGTGEEILGAAVWLSLCRAAIHAQGVNQIHFAFVNQSGVRYLALSLNPFTDKQLTMLWGQTIDPNQLVNVCDLQSPWRSHQSYAEASYILGRQLSDPTLSLLKLREIVVKITYGIS